Proteins encoded in a region of the Zunongwangia endophytica genome:
- a CDS encoding geranylgeranylglycerol-phosphate geranylgeranyltransferase, translating into MPYLKLIRCGNLLFIALCLLLIRFGFFQQFDASTALSNLEFILLTIAVVSIAASGYVINNILDYEADRINAPKRLVIHEKISEKTAYNLFFALNIIGVGLGFYIANVIEKPSFSAIFIFTSALLYFYATYLKHIAIAGNLVVSLLVGLVVLLPVVFDLYPKINAENIENQRFIFNILIYYALYAMLINFVREIVKDQQDIDGDYKVQSNTLPLLIGQKRTNAAVFIFCFVLIASSIIFLSEDLYNYTKAVVYALVFIIAPILAMLAGILKAKTKKDYAKFSLILKCMLFFGLLSLGFQEYLIS; encoded by the coding sequence ATGCCATATTTAAAATTGATTAGATGTGGTAATTTGCTCTTTATAGCCCTGTGCTTGCTATTGATACGTTTCGGCTTTTTTCAGCAATTTGATGCCAGCACAGCGCTTAGCAATTTGGAGTTTATATTACTCACTATTGCCGTGGTAAGCATTGCAGCTTCTGGATATGTGATCAATAATATTTTGGATTACGAAGCCGATCGCATAAACGCTCCAAAACGACTTGTAATACACGAGAAAATAAGCGAAAAAACGGCGTATAATTTATTTTTCGCTTTGAATATCATCGGAGTTGGCTTAGGTTTTTACATCGCAAATGTGATCGAAAAACCTTCTTTTTCGGCTATTTTCATATTTACTTCTGCCCTACTTTATTTTTACGCGACCTACTTAAAACACATCGCTATTGCAGGAAATCTAGTGGTAAGTCTGCTGGTAGGCCTTGTCGTTTTATTACCGGTTGTTTTTGATCTTTATCCTAAAATTAATGCTGAAAATATCGAAAATCAACGTTTCATTTTCAATATTTTGATCTACTATGCTTTGTATGCCATGCTAATCAATTTTGTGCGAGAAATTGTTAAAGATCAGCAGGATATCGATGGGGATTATAAAGTACAAAGTAATACGCTGCCCTTACTTATTGGTCAAAAGAGAACCAATGCAGCCGTATTTATCTTTTGTTTCGTACTTATTGCTTCAAGTATTATATTTTTAAGCGAAGATTTATATAATTATACTAAAGCAGTAGTTTATGCTTTAGTATTTATCATAGCTCCTATTCTGGCAATGCTAGCCGGAATTTTAAAGGCTAAAACAAAGAAAGATTATGCGAAATTTAGCCTCATTTTAAAATGCATGCTATTCTTTGGATTGTTGTCTTTAGGCTTTCAAGAATACCTAATTTCTTGA
- a CDS encoding septum formation inhibitor Maf has protein sequence MLKIPKINYPAFAFLCLLLLGCNKIPEPPQERKLSSEFKEYWFDGTAEVTSYHLKQARYGEIREGSAMKIFVKEDFLPEEHVKADEASERTFPILKLNSTKKFTTGIYPYSIMESSFYPLQKEGHATKISASIQEWCGQQFIQLNNRTNFEIQLNSYFENPADKHFNIPKTFLENEIWNLIRVHPKELPVGDLEMIPSFEFLQLDHREAKAYKVTAKRSKDDSLEVYTLQYPKLNRTLKIFFKTEFPHEIEKWEEIKPSGNGEDAKMLTTKALKNKRLKIDYWNKNSQNDVSLREKLGL, from the coding sequence ATGCTTAAAATCCCCAAAATCAATTATCCAGCTTTTGCCTTTCTGTGTCTTCTGTTGCTAGGTTGTAATAAAATCCCTGAACCACCACAAGAGCGCAAATTATCTTCGGAATTTAAAGAATATTGGTTTGATGGTACTGCTGAAGTTACTTCGTATCACCTAAAGCAAGCCAGATACGGTGAAATACGAGAAGGATCTGCAATGAAAATTTTTGTAAAAGAAGATTTTCTACCGGAAGAACACGTAAAAGCCGACGAAGCTTCAGAAAGAACATTCCCAATTCTAAAGTTAAATAGCACTAAGAAATTTACCACAGGAATCTATCCATATTCGATAATGGAAAGTAGTTTTTATCCTTTGCAGAAAGAAGGCCATGCGACCAAAATTTCTGCTTCGATTCAGGAGTGGTGCGGGCAGCAATTTATTCAGCTAAATAATCGCACCAATTTTGAAATTCAATTAAACTCCTATTTCGAGAACCCGGCCGATAAACATTTTAATATTCCGAAGACATTTTTAGAAAACGAAATCTGGAATCTTATCCGTGTTCATCCAAAAGAATTACCCGTTGGAGACTTAGAAATGATTCCATCTTTTGAGTTTTTGCAGTTGGATCATAGAGAAGCTAAAGCCTATAAAGTCACTGCGAAAAGATCGAAAGATGATTCGTTGGAAGTTTATACACTTCAATATCCCAAGCTCAATCGTACGCTTAAAATTTTCTTTAAAACTGAATTTCCACACGAGATCGAAAAATGGGAAGAAATTAAGCCTTCGGGCAACGGTGAAGACGCCAAAATGTTAACAACTAAAGCCCTAAAAAATAAACGCCTAAAAATTGACTATTGGAATAAGAACAGCCAGAATGATGTATCTTTGCGCGAAAAATTAGGACTGTAA
- a CDS encoding Maf-like protein: MLNEILKNKEVILASGSPRRKQFFKDLHIPFKADVRPVNEVYPENLKGTEITDYLAKLKAEAFSDLTENQILITSDTIVSNEGIAMGKPKDASEARQMIASLSGKTHSVETSVCFTTIKSQKIVHSSTKVTFKELSAEEIDFYVTNYKPFDKAGGYAIQEWIGFIGITHIEGSYFNVVGLPTHLVYDILTDLASA; this comes from the coding sequence ATGCTGAATGAAATTTTAAAAAATAAAGAAGTTATTTTAGCCTCAGGTTCGCCTCGCAGGAAACAATTTTTTAAAGATTTACATATTCCTTTTAAAGCCGATGTTCGGCCGGTAAATGAAGTTTATCCTGAAAATTTAAAGGGCACTGAAATCACCGATTATCTGGCAAAACTTAAAGCGGAAGCTTTTAGCGATCTTACTGAAAATCAAATCTTAATCACTAGCGACACTATTGTAAGCAACGAAGGAATCGCCATGGGAAAACCTAAAGATGCTTCAGAAGCTAGGCAAATGATCGCATCACTTTCAGGAAAAACGCATAGTGTGGAAACTTCTGTTTGTTTTACAACGATTAAAAGTCAGAAGATTGTGCATTCTTCAACAAAAGTGACTTTTAAAGAGCTTTCCGCAGAAGAAATAGATTTTTATGTAACAAATTACAAACCTTTCGATAAAGCCGGCGGTTACGCAATTCAGGAATGGATTGGATTTATAGGGATCACACATATCGAAGGAAGCTATTTTAATGTGGTGGGCTTACCTACGCATTTAGTCTATGATATTCTAACCGATTTGGCATCTGCATAA
- a CDS encoding Rossmann-like and DUF2520 domain-containing protein has product MTKVVLLGAGNLASHLFKAFEANKFVEIIQVFNHREEKLKTFSALVDTTTAFSEIKEADFYIISVKDDAIAEVASQLREKEGIVLHTSGAINMSALANLSNYGVFYPLQSFSKEKEVNFTEIPIGIEANTAENLKKLKTFAATISDSVYDISSEQRRILHVAAVFANNFSNFMFTTAAEICEKHEVPFEILQPLIQETFLKIREVSPKDAQTGPAIRNDKQTMQAHLHHLNEDQKKLYKTISEAITKTYGKEL; this is encoded by the coding sequence ATGACGAAAGTAGTACTTCTTGGAGCGGGAAATCTTGCAAGTCACCTATTTAAGGCTTTTGAAGCGAATAAATTCGTTGAAATTATCCAGGTTTTTAATCATCGTGAAGAAAAATTAAAAACCTTTAGCGCTTTGGTTGACACTACTACAGCATTTTCTGAAATAAAAGAAGCCGATTTTTATATAATTTCAGTTAAAGATGATGCTATTGCTGAAGTTGCTTCGCAATTACGAGAAAAAGAAGGAATTGTTTTACATACTTCTGGTGCGATAAATATGAGCGCCTTAGCAAATCTTAGCAATTACGGAGTCTTTTATCCACTGCAAAGCTTTTCAAAAGAAAAAGAAGTCAATTTTACTGAAATTCCTATTGGAATTGAAGCTAATACTGCGGAAAATCTTAAAAAATTAAAGACGTTTGCTGCGACGATTTCAGATTCAGTTTACGATATTTCGTCAGAACAACGCAGGATTTTGCATGTAGCTGCAGTTTTTGCGAATAACTTCAGTAATTTTATGTTTACAACGGCAGCCGAAATTTGCGAAAAACATGAAGTTCCTTTTGAAATTCTACAGCCGCTAATTCAGGAAACATTTCTTAAAATAAGAGAAGTTTCACCAAAAGATGCACAGACTGGGCCAGCCATTCGAAATGATAAACAGACCATGCAGGCACATTTGCATCATTTAAATGAAGATCAAAAAAAATTATACAAAACCATATCTGAAGCGATAACAAAAACTTATGGAAAAGAATTATAA
- a CDS encoding mechanosensitive ion channel domain-containing protein, translated as MKILEMPYSSQLIYTGLMLVLLLVINIVLKKTAQRIGNKGEIHITRIRLMFRYINILIVILAVFLMAVVWGMDLRDLALIFSSVFAVIGVALFAIWSILSNITSGIIMFFNFPYKIGDKIKIHDKDMPIEAVIEDIKAFHLHLRTDDGELITYPNNLILQKAVSLIQKDVFLDEGKNAL; from the coding sequence ATGAAGATTCTTGAAATGCCTTATTCCTCCCAACTCATATACACAGGTTTGATGCTTGTGCTGTTGCTGGTTATAAATATTGTTTTAAAAAAAACCGCACAGCGCATCGGGAATAAAGGAGAAATTCATATTACAAGAATTCGGTTGATGTTTCGGTATATTAACATTCTTATAGTAATTCTCGCTGTTTTTTTGATGGCTGTAGTTTGGGGAATGGATCTTCGTGATCTGGCCTTAATATTCTCTTCAGTTTTTGCGGTAATAGGTGTAGCACTATTCGCTATATGGTCAATTTTGAGCAATATAACTTCAGGAATCATCATGTTTTTTAACTTCCCTTATAAAATCGGTGATAAAATTAAAATACATGATAAAGACATGCCAATAGAAGCGGTAATCGAAGATATCAAAGCATTTCATCTTCATCTACGCACCGACGATGGCGAATTAATTACTTATCCTAACAATCTAATTCTGCAAAAGGCGGTCTCTCTTATTCAAAAAGATGTGTTTTTAGATGAAGGTAAAAATGCGCTATAA
- the ccsA gene encoding cytochrome c biogenesis protein codes for MQKKIVSVIFSTRIMAVLFIVFAIAMAMGTFIENWYSIETARLMIYNRWWFEGIMLFFLINFLGNIKRFNLHKREKWSSLLLHLSFILILIGAFVTRYISYEGMMPIKEGETTNKFLSEKTFFTFFLDGEIDGEPRRRVLEEPVLFAPAYDNEYELNTDYNGQPVKFELTNFIYGAEEKLIENPNGDNYLKIVEAGGGSRHDHYLKDGEVSSIHNVLFSLNEPTEGAINISLTEDGEYMINSPFEADYMRMADQKKGSLVADSTQTLMLRSLYSMGNMQFVIPDPVVKGSYDVVSTPEKQKEQPDAVNLKVTSNGETESILLMGGQGIASEPEKISLAGLDIYLKYGSKEMELPFSLKLDDFIADKYPGTKNSYSSFKSEIEIIEENKEPRPYEIYMNHVLDLQGYRFFQSSFMPDESGTVLSVNYDFWGTWITYIGYFLLYLGLMLILFDKGSRFGKLKVMLDKVKLKQKSFLTILAILGTTFGSFAQEMDDHLHVETTAQQLDSVIMANAVKKEHAAKFGQLIIQDAGGRMKPANTFSSELLRKLSKKDDYKGLNSDQVFLSMSESPFLWYDIPLIYVKKHNDSIRHIAGVPEDKKYLSLLDFMDEDGNYKLSDYLGEAYRAPVPNQFQKDFIEADKRVNLLWQTLDGNILRLFPIPNDANNKWVSHKEAQDADLKGMDSVYTQQIIPLYINALKMSRKTGDYSEAEKYLESIKNYQRKFGEEVMPSQKKVEAEILYNKYDIFRNLFWMYMLAGSIMLIVAIAQILKERKALRIVINVCITAIIILFVLHTAGLGFRWYISGHAPWSNAYESMIYVGWATMFFGLAFGRKSDLTIASTAFVASMILMIAHWNWMDPAIANLVPVLDSYWLMIHVSVIVGSYGPFTLGMILGVVSLLLMIMTTEENKKRMELSIREITIINEMALTVGLVMLTIGNFLGGQWANESWGRYWGWDPKETWALISIMIYAFVIHMRLVPGLRGRWTFNFMAIVGYASIMMTYFGVNFYLTGLHSYASGDKIITPTFVYYTLVVVAILGAISYWRYSIYYKKKAKKEIKAKKEDRI; via the coding sequence ATGCAGAAAAAAATTGTGTCTGTCATATTTTCCACACGTATCATGGCAGTATTGTTCATTGTTTTTGCTATCGCAATGGCAATGGGAACGTTTATCGAAAATTGGTATAGTATAGAGACTGCGCGTTTAATGATCTACAATAGATGGTGGTTTGAAGGTATAATGCTTTTCTTTCTTATCAACTTCTTAGGTAATATAAAGCGCTTTAATCTTCATAAACGCGAAAAATGGTCCTCGCTTTTACTTCACCTTTCTTTCATACTTATTTTAATTGGTGCTTTTGTAACACGATATATTAGTTACGAGGGAATGATGCCAATCAAAGAAGGGGAGACCACGAATAAATTTCTTTCAGAAAAGACATTTTTTACCTTTTTCCTGGACGGAGAGATTGATGGAGAACCACGTCGAAGAGTTTTAGAAGAGCCGGTTCTTTTTGCTCCCGCATATGATAATGAATATGAGCTGAATACCGATTACAATGGGCAACCGGTAAAATTTGAGCTTACCAATTTTATATATGGCGCAGAGGAAAAACTAATTGAAAATCCTAATGGTGACAATTACCTGAAGATTGTAGAAGCGGGTGGTGGCTCAAGACACGATCATTACTTAAAAGATGGTGAAGTAAGTAGCATCCATAATGTTTTATTTTCACTTAATGAGCCTACGGAAGGAGCTATTAATATTAGCTTAACTGAAGATGGTGAATATATGATCAATTCCCCTTTTGAAGCAGATTATATGCGAATGGCCGATCAAAAAAAGGGAAGTCTAGTTGCCGATTCTACGCAAACCCTGATGCTTAGATCGCTTTACAGTATGGGAAATATGCAATTTGTAATTCCAGATCCTGTTGTTAAAGGTAGTTATGATGTTGTTTCTACTCCAGAAAAACAAAAGGAGCAACCAGATGCGGTAAACTTGAAAGTAACTTCTAACGGAGAAACAGAAAGTATCCTTTTAATGGGAGGACAAGGAATCGCCAGTGAGCCAGAAAAAATTTCGCTAGCTGGTCTTGATATTTACCTTAAATATGGATCTAAAGAAATGGAACTTCCTTTTTCGTTGAAATTGGACGATTTTATTGCAGATAAATATCCGGGTACAAAGAATAGTTACTCCTCTTTTAAAAGTGAGATCGAAATTATCGAAGAAAATAAGGAACCGAGACCTTACGAGATTTATATGAATCATGTTTTGGACCTACAAGGCTATAGATTTTTTCAGTCTAGTTTTATGCCAGATGAAAGCGGAACTGTGCTTTCTGTGAATTATGATTTCTGGGGAACCTGGATCACTTACATAGGCTATTTTCTACTGTATCTTGGTTTGATGTTGATTTTGTTTGATAAAGGTTCACGCTTCGGAAAGCTAAAAGTAATGCTAGATAAGGTAAAATTGAAGCAGAAAAGTTTTCTAACCATTTTGGCCATTTTGGGAACTACTTTTGGAAGTTTTGCTCAAGAAATGGATGATCATTTGCATGTAGAAACTACCGCTCAGCAGTTGGATTCAGTTATCATGGCAAATGCGGTGAAAAAAGAGCATGCCGCAAAATTTGGTCAACTTATTATTCAAGATGCAGGTGGCCGAATGAAACCGGCGAACACTTTTTCTTCAGAATTATTAAGAAAATTAAGTAAGAAGGATGATTATAAAGGTCTAAATTCAGATCAGGTTTTTCTTTCTATGAGTGAAAGTCCTTTTCTGTGGTACGACATTCCTTTAATATATGTAAAAAAACACAACGATAGTATTCGTCATATCGCCGGAGTACCGGAAGATAAAAAGTATTTGAGTCTGCTTGATTTTATGGACGAGGATGGGAATTATAAGTTATCCGACTATTTAGGAGAGGCCTATCGTGCTCCCGTTCCCAACCAATTTCAGAAAGATTTTATTGAGGCAGATAAGCGCGTTAATTTACTTTGGCAAACGCTAGACGGAAATATTTTAAGGTTATTTCCGATTCCTAACGATGCAAATAATAAGTGGGTATCGCATAAAGAAGCTCAGGATGCAGATTTAAAAGGAATGGATTCGGTTTATACCCAACAAATCATTCCTTTATATATCAATGCCTTAAAGATGTCCAGAAAAACTGGAGATTATAGCGAGGCTGAAAAGTATTTAGAAAGTATAAAAAATTATCAGCGGAAATTTGGGGAGGAAGTAATGCCTTCACAAAAGAAAGTCGAAGCTGAAATTCTATATAATAAATACGATATTTTTAGAAATCTGTTTTGGATGTATATGCTGGCAGGTTCTATAATGTTAATTGTAGCAATTGCTCAAATTCTTAAAGAGCGTAAGGCCTTAAGAATAGTCATTAATGTTTGTATCACTGCCATTATCATTTTATTCGTACTGCATACCGCCGGTTTAGGTTTTAGATGGTATATTTCTGGTCACGCTCCTTGGAGTAATGCCTATGAGTCGATGATTTATGTAGGATGGGCGACCATGTTTTTTGGATTGGCTTTCGGTAGAAAGAGTGATCTAACTATAGCTTCAACAGCATTTGTGGCGTCAATGATTCTAATGATCGCACACTGGAACTGGATGGATCCGGCGATTGCCAATCTTGTTCCTGTTTTAGATTCTTACTGGTTAATGATCCACGTGTCAGTAATCGTTGGTAGTTATGGTCCATTTACCTTGGGAATGATTTTAGGTGTGGTGTCCTTACTTTTAATGATTATGACTACGGAAGAAAATAAAAAGCGAATGGAGTTGAGTATTCGTGAAATTACCATAATTAACGAAATGGCGCTTACTGTAGGTTTAGTAATGTTAACTATTGGAAACTTTTTAGGAGGACAATGGGCTAACGAAAGTTGGGGACGCTACTGGGGCTGGGATCCCAAAGAAACCTGGGCTTTAATTAGTATTATGATCTATGCATTTGTTATTCACATGCGATTAGTACCAGGCCTACGAGGAAGATGGACTTTTAATTTTATGGCTATAGTGGGTTATGCTTCAATCATGATGACGTATTTTGGAGTGAATTTTTACTTAACCGGTTTGCATTCTTATGCCAGCGGAGATAAAATAATAACGCCTACTTTCGTGTATTACACTCTAGTAGTTGTGGCCATATTAGGAGCAATTTCTTATTGGAGATATTCCATCTATTATAAGAAAAAGGCAAAGAAGGAAATTAAAGCGAAGAAAGAAGATAGAATCTAA
- a CDS encoding KdsC family phosphatase: protein MEKNYKEYLNQINTFVFDVDGVLTDASVHVTTDGQLLRSMNIKDGYALKQAIKSGYTVCIISGGKNEGVRIRLRDLGITDIYLGITDKVEQLDEFFDIYDIKPENVLYMGDDIPDMYPMKLIGLPTCPQDAVPEVKEVSKYISHKKGGKGCVRDVIEQVMKVQGKWIEKA, encoded by the coding sequence ATGGAAAAGAATTATAAAGAATATTTAAATCAAATAAACACTTTTGTATTTGATGTTGACGGAGTGCTTACCGATGCTTCAGTACATGTAACTACAGATGGGCAGTTGCTTAGAAGTATGAATATTAAAGATGGTTATGCTTTAAAGCAAGCCATTAAATCTGGCTATACCGTTTGTATAATTTCTGGCGGAAAAAATGAAGGTGTTCGTATACGGCTTCGAGATTTAGGAATTACTGATATCTACCTAGGAATTACCGATAAAGTGGAGCAGCTTGATGAGTTCTTTGATATCTATGATATTAAACCTGAAAATGTATTGTACATGGGTGATGATATTCCAGATATGTATCCCATGAAGTTGATTGGTTTACCTACTTGTCCCCAGGATGCTGTGCCAGAAGTTAAAGAAGTTTCTAAATATATCTCTCATAAAAAAGGTGGAAAAGGATGTGTTCGCGATGTGATTGAACAGGTAATGAAAGTGCAGGGAAAATGGATAGAAAAAGCATGA
- a CDS encoding PIG-L family deacetylase yields MRRLLLFFILIISLKTSAQAPKKLSASEIYEKIEKLNFLGSVLYLAAHPDDENTRLISYFSNEKHARTAYLSLTRGDGGQNLIGSEIREKLGLIRTQELLAARRIDGGQQFFSRANDFGYSKNPEETLKTWNKEEVLSDVVWVIRNFKPDVIINRFDHRTPGSTHGHHTSSAILSVEAFDITKDKSVYPEQLEYTDAWQPERLFFNTSSWFFKNQEAFQKATKDEKYLTFDTGVYFPLRGLSNPEIASLSRSQHQSQGFGSTGSRGSQMEYLELIKGSQPASKEDIFSGINTSWSRLEGGAKIGEILIDVQDNFDFTDPSASLAELLKAYDLIQNLKDEHWKQIKTEEIKEIIEACAGLYIEAIAASEFASPGDQIKINIEAINRSTTEVKLKNLTLHPQNKIVEIGTTLQNNEDWQKSYEYQLDKDLEYTSPYWLNKEGSVGMYRVDDQKLIGNPATPHQTSVTFNMAINGTDIAFKKDIVYKYNDNVSGENYENFEIIPAVSVGFLEDVILFPNEKSKTIKVKVTAEKDNIQGKLKLNLPSEWQISPKSETVNLPQKGISLTYSFKITPPSEQSEIWINPQFEISGKIYKDEVSIIDYPHIPIQTLVIPAKLKLAKINIQKKGENIAYIAGAGDVVPESLRQIGYNVSVLSPAAINAKTLAKYDAVVTGIRAYNILEELRYKNAELMNYVKNGGTLISQYNKDRGVTVNQIGPYPFELSYDRVTEEDAEVSFVNPDSPALNSPNKITKSDFEGWVQERGLYFPHTWNENYQTVLSMHDKNEEATQGSLLIAKYGEGHYVYTGLSFFRQFPAGVAGSYRLFANLLSLGK; encoded by the coding sequence ATGCGCAGACTCCTACTCTTTTTCATTTTAATTATAAGTTTAAAAACATCGGCTCAGGCTCCTAAAAAGCTCAGTGCTTCAGAAATTTATGAGAAAATCGAAAAACTGAATTTTCTTGGTTCGGTTTTATATTTAGCGGCTCATCCAGATGATGAAAACACCCGACTCATCTCCTATTTCTCCAACGAAAAACATGCTAGAACTGCTTATCTTTCTTTAACGCGGGGTGATGGCGGGCAAAATCTTATTGGTTCTGAAATTAGAGAAAAACTAGGTTTAATAAGAACGCAAGAGTTACTCGCCGCACGCCGAATCGATGGCGGTCAGCAATTCTTTAGTCGCGCAAATGATTTTGGATATTCTAAAAATCCAGAGGAAACTTTAAAAACCTGGAATAAAGAGGAAGTTTTAAGTGACGTGGTATGGGTGATCAGAAATTTTAAACCCGATGTAATTATCAATCGTTTTGACCATCGCACACCAGGCAGCACACACGGTCATCATACGTCTTCTGCAATTTTAAGTGTAGAGGCTTTTGATATTACTAAAGATAAATCTGTTTATCCTGAGCAATTAGAATATACCGATGCATGGCAACCTGAACGATTATTTTTCAATACTTCTTCATGGTTTTTTAAAAATCAGGAAGCTTTTCAAAAGGCTACAAAAGACGAGAAATATCTAACTTTCGATACCGGCGTTTATTTTCCGCTAAGAGGATTGTCTAATCCAGAAATTGCTTCGTTAAGTCGTAGTCAGCATCAATCTCAAGGTTTTGGAAGTACCGGTTCTCGTGGGAGCCAGATGGAATATCTGGAACTCATCAAAGGATCCCAACCGGCTTCAAAAGAAGATATTTTTTCAGGAATAAATACCAGCTGGAGTCGCCTTGAAGGTGGAGCTAAAATTGGAGAGATTTTAATCGATGTTCAAGATAACTTTGATTTTACAGATCCTTCAGCAAGCTTAGCTGAGCTTTTAAAAGCTTACGACTTAATTCAGAATTTAAAAGATGAACACTGGAAGCAAATTAAAACTGAAGAAATAAAAGAGATTATCGAGGCATGCGCCGGACTTTATATTGAAGCGATAGCTGCTTCAGAATTTGCTTCTCCGGGCGACCAAATAAAGATCAATATTGAAGCAATCAATAGAAGTACTACCGAAGTGAAGTTGAAAAATCTCACGCTACATCCTCAAAATAAAATTGTAGAAATCGGAACTACTCTTCAAAATAATGAAGATTGGCAAAAATCTTACGAATATCAGCTTGATAAAGATCTTGAGTATACTTCGCCATATTGGTTAAACAAGGAAGGTAGCGTTGGAATGTATCGCGTTGATGACCAAAAGTTAATTGGCAATCCCGCAACTCCGCATCAAACTAGCGTAACTTTTAATATGGCAATCAATGGAACTGATATTGCTTTTAAAAAAGACATCGTTTATAAGTACAACGATAATGTAAGCGGAGAAAATTATGAGAATTTTGAGATCATTCCGGCAGTTTCGGTTGGTTTTTTAGAGGATGTCATTCTTTTTCCTAACGAGAAAAGTAAAACTATTAAGGTAAAAGTTACTGCGGAAAAAGATAATATTCAGGGAAAACTAAAACTGAATTTACCTTCAGAATGGCAAATATCACCTAAATCTGAAACGGTTAATCTTCCACAAAAAGGAATTAGTTTAACTTATTCTTTTAAAATCACTCCACCTTCAGAGCAAAGTGAAATTTGGATTAATCCCCAATTTGAAATTTCAGGAAAAATATATAAAGATGAAGTAAGCATTATAGATTATCCTCATATTCCGATTCAAACATTAGTGATTCCTGCAAAATTGAAATTAGCAAAAATAAATATTCAGAAAAAAGGAGAGAATATTGCTTATATCGCAGGTGCTGGGGATGTTGTTCCAGAAAGTTTACGCCAAATTGGTTATAATGTAAGTGTACTATCTCCTGCTGCTATAAATGCTAAAACACTTGCAAAATATGATGCCGTAGTTACCGGAATAAGAGCGTATAATATCTTAGAAGAACTTCGCTATAAAAACGCCGAATTAATGAATTATGTAAAAAATGGCGGAACATTAATTTCTCAATATAACAAGGATCGCGGCGTTACTGTAAACCAAATTGGACCATATCCATTCGAATTATCCTACGATCGCGTTACTGAGGAAGATGCAGAAGTTTCTTTTGTAAATCCAGATTCCCCCGCTTTAAATTCACCTAACAAAATAACTAAAAGCGATTTTGAAGGATGGGTGCAAGAACGCGGACTCTATTTTCCACATACCTGGAATGAGAATTACCAAACAGTCTTATCCATGCACGATAAAAACGAAGAAGCTACTCAGGGAAGTTTATTGATTGCCAAATATGGGGAAGGACATTATGTGTATACCGGCTTGAGTTTCTTTAGACAATTTCCTGCGGGAGTTGCAGGATCGTACCGCCTTTTTGCTAACTTGCTTTCTTTAGGAAAATAA